A window of the Odocoileus virginianus isolate 20LAN1187 ecotype Illinois chromosome 20, Ovbor_1.2, whole genome shotgun sequence genome harbors these coding sequences:
- the PPP1R13L gene encoding relA-associated inhibitor has translation MDSEAFQSSGDILDLKFQSLAMKHMDLKQMELDTAAAKVDELTKQLESLWSDSPAAPPGSQAAAPARLSRYSTSPVPEPLGSRGSSRKATTDGADTPFGRSESAPALLPYSSLSAKGRPSSPRTQLYLQPDAYGSLDRSPSPRARAFDGAGSPHGRAPSPRPGPLRQQGHPMPFDFLGRAGSPRGSPLAEGPQAFFPERGPSPRPGTAPYDAPAAFGSPLLGTGGSAFAPPLRAQDDLTLRRRPPKAWNESDLDVAYEKKPSQTASYERLDVFPRPASPGLQLLPWRESSLDGLGATSKDNFTSATLPRNYKVSPLANDRRSDVGSYRRSLGSAGPSGTLPRSWQPVSRIPMPPSSPQPRSAPRQRPIPLSMIFKLQNDFWEHGASRAMFPGSSIFSRAPPPKMPPQPQAPPQPQPQPQPQLPPQPQPQLQPQPQPQAPAPAPAPQPPQQTWAPISEGLAKPPADLEPEPELEGLLTPVLEVGDADEGAVTRPLSPTRLQPALPPEAQSVPELEEVARVLAEIPRPLKRRGSMEQSPAVALPPTHKKQYQQIISRLFHRHGGPGGPEPELSPITEGSEARAGPPAPAPPAPIPPSAPQSSPPEQPQSMEMRSVLRKAGSPRKVRRARLNPLVLLLDAALTGELEVVQQAVKEMNDPSQPNEEGITALHNAICGANYPIVDFLIAAGANVNSPDSHGWTPLHCAASCNDTAICTALVQHGAAIFATTLSDGATAIEKCDPYREGYADCATYLADVEQSMGLMYNGAVYALWDYSAEFGDELSFREGDSVTVLRRDGLEETDWWWATLHGQEGYVPRNYFGLFPRVKPQRSKV, from the exons ATGGACAGCGAGGCGTTCCAGAGTTCGGGGGACATTCTGGACCTGAAATTCCAGT CTCTAGCCATGAAGCACATGGACCTGAAGCAGATGGAACTGGACACGGCGGCGGCCAAGGTGGACGAGCTGACCAAGCAGTTGGAGTCGCTGTGGTCGGATTCGCCCGCGGCGCCTCCTGGCTCGCAGGCCGCAGCGCCGGCTAGG CTATCTCGGTACAGCACCAGCCCGGTCCCCGAGCCCTTGGGCAGCCGCGGGTCCTCCCGGAAGGCGACCACCGACGGCGCAGACACCCCATTCGGACGCTCGGAGAGCGCCCCGGCTCTGCTCCCCTACAGCTCGCTGTCCGCGAAGGGCCGGCCATCGTCACCGCGCACCCAGCTCTACCTGCAGCCAGACGCCTACGGCAGCCTAGACCGCTCGCCCTCGCCCCGGGCCCGCGCCTTCGATGGCGCAGGCAGCCCCCACGGCCGGGCGCCCTCCCCTAGGCCCGGCCCGCTGCGACAGCAGGGTCACCCCATGCCATTTGACTTCTTGGGCCGCGCGGGCTCCCCGCGTGGCAGCCCTCTGGCGGAAGGGCCCCAGGCCTTCTTTCCGGAGCGCGGGCCCTCGCCTCGCCCCGGGACCGCACCTTACGACGCGCCAGCTGCCTTTGGGAGCCCTCTTCTGGGCACGGGCGGCAGCGCCTTCGCCCCGCCTCTGCGCGCTCAAG ACGACCTAACGCTGCGCCGGCGGCCCCCCAAAGCCTGGAACGAGTCCGACCTGGACGTGGCTTATGAGAAGAAGCCCTCGCAAACCGCGAGCTATGAAC GTCTGGATGTCTTCCCGCGGCCTGCTTCTCCGGGCCTGCAGCTGTTACCCTGGAGAGAGAGCAGCCTGGATGGGCTGGGGGCCACCAGCAAG GACAACTTCACCAGCGCCACTCTGCCCCGCAATTACAAGGTCTCCCCTCTGGCCAACGACAGGCGTTCTGATGTGGGCAGCTACCGCCGATCACTGGGCTCCGCGGGGCCGTCAGGCACCTTGCCCCGAAGCTGGCAGCCTGTCAGTCGCATCCCCATGCCTCCTTCCAGCCCGCAACCCCGCAGTGCCCCCCGCCAGCGCCCCATCCCCCTCAGCATGATATTCAAGCTGCAGAATGAtttttgggagcatggagccagCAGGGCCATGTTCCCGGGCTCCTCCATCTTCTCTCGAGCTCCCCCACCTAAGatgcctccccagccccaggcacccccccagccccagccccaaccACAGCCCCAGCTGCCCCCACAGCCCCAGCCACAACTACAACCCCAGCCTCAACCAcaagcccctgcccctgccccagccccccaacccccccaacAGACTTGGGCCCCTATAAGTGAAG GCCTCGCCAAACCTCCCGCTGATCTGGAACCTGAACCAGAGCTGGAGGGGCTGCTGACACCCGTGCTGGAGGTTGGCGATGCAGATGAAGGTGCTGTGACTCGGCCCCTTAGTCCCACACGGCTGCAGCCAGCGCTGCCACCCGAGGCACAGTCCGTGCCGGAGCTGGAGGAGGTGGCCCGGGTGCTGGCAGAGATTCCACGGCCCCTCAAACGCCGGGGCTCCATGGAGCAAAGCCCGGCTGtagccctgccccccacccacaaGAAGCAATACCAACAAATCATCAGCCGCCTCTTCCATCGTCATGGTGGGCCTGGGGGCCCTGAGCCCGAGCTGTCCCCCATCACTGAGGGATCTGAGGCCAGGGCCGGGCCCCCTGCTCCAGCCCCACCGGCTCCCATCCCACCCTCAGCCCCTCAGAGCAGCCCACCAGAGCAGCCACAGAGCATG GAGATGCGCTCGGTGCTGCGGAAGGCCGGGTCCCCGCGCAAGGTCCGCCGTGCGCGCCTCAACCCGCTGGTGTTGCTTCTGGACGCCGCACTGACCGGGGAGCTGGAGGTGGTGCAGCAGGCCGTGAAGGAG ATGAACGACCCGAGCCAGCCCAACGAGGAGGGCATCACCGCCCTGCACAACGCCATCTGCGGCGCCAACTACCCCATCGTGGACTTCCTCATCGCGGCCGGGGCCAACGTCAACTCCCCGGACAGCCACGGCTG GACCCCGTTGCACTGCGCGGCGTCGTGCAACGACACGGCCATCTGCACGGCGCTGGTGCAGCACGGCGCGGCCATCTTCGCCACCACGCTCAGTGACGGCGCCACCGCCATCGAGAAGTGCGACCCCTACCGCGAGGGTTACGCCGACTGCGCCACTTACCTGGCAG
- the POLR1G gene encoding DNA-directed RNA polymerase I subunit RPA34: MGPGMAGTPSGGAARFSCPPNFTATPPASEHSRFSLEALTGPDTELWLIQAPADFAPDCLNGRLVPLSGSQIVKGKLAGKRHRYQVLSSSGPGAGGEATLLAPSAEAGGGLTCAPAPQGSLRIFEGPQESLTGTLLQSIPTSPPPQIPPGLRPRFCAFGGSPPVTGPGSVLALGKRKKRRHLPEASVPQEAVNEHGALEVDTALGSPELHVGKKKKKQLLKELEMTEPLATEPVAEMLEPPGALSPSTTKKKKKKPKEFVEMVEPETGMPESKEKMVEELELMVKREPLEETVLSPRKKRKQQKEPGEMEPVEGTTAESQLQVKTEPQEEAIPLPSSKKKKEKRYKGMREPGLEATEPEVKPLELAGEVMEPEVPPDVEPQAEAALGSPKKRRKKEKQQNVMMEPGTEVVEPQAEEMEPKLPGAAEPHAALASIKKKKKKERGHLATEPGTEMTDPQGEMMEPELPDEGQPEARADPTSTKKRKKQGQKSQVPETASQEEMPEPPLNPESGQVAPMGQERKRKKKPQQDPV; encoded by the exons ATGGGTCCCGGGATGGCGGGGACCCCGTCCGGCG GTGCTGCTCGGTTTTCTTGTCCCCCCAACTTTACTGCGACGCCCCCAGCCTCAGAACACAGTCGTTTCTCTTTGGAGGCATTGACCGGCCCAGATACAGAGCTGTGGCTCATCCAGGCCCCTGCAGACTTCGCCCCAGACTG CCTCAATGGACGACTCGTGCCTCTCTCTGGCTCCCAGATTGTGAAGGGCAAGTTGGCAGGCAAGCGGCACCGCTACCAGGTTCTCAGCAGCAGTGGCCCCGGAGCTGGAGGAGAAGCAACCCTGCTGGCCCCCTCAGCGGAGGCAGGAGGGGGACTCACCTGTGCCCCGGCACCCCAGGGCAGCCTGAGGATCTTTGAGGGTCCCCAGGAATCCCTGACAGGGACTCTACTTCAGTCCATTCCTACAAGTCCTCCACCACAGATCCCCCCTGGCCTGAGGCCTCGGTTCTGTGCCTTCGGAGGCAGCCCGCCAGTCACAGGGCCTGGGTCGGTCTTGGCCttagggaagaggaaaaagaggagacaCTTGCCAGAAGCCTCAGTTCCTCAGGAGGCAGTGAATGAGCATGGGGCCCTGGAGGTGGACACAGCTTTGGGGTCCCCAGAGCTGCatgtggggaaaaagaaaaaaaaacagctgctGAAAGAACTAGAGATGACAGAGCCATTGGCAACAGAGCCCGTTGCTGAGATGTTGGAGCCTCCGGGAGCACTGTCCCCATCcaccaccaagaaaaagaaaaagaagcccaAAGAGTTTGTAGAAATGGTCGAGCCAGAAACAGGGATGCCAGAATCCAAAGAAAAGATGGTGGAGGAGCTAGAACTCATGGTTAAAAGGGAGCCTCTGGAAGAGACAGTCCTGTCCcccagaaagaagaggaagcagcAGAAGGAGCCAGGAGAGATGGAGCCGGTGGAGGGGACGACGGCTGAGTCTCAGCTGCAGGTGAAGACGGAGCCACAGGAGGAAGCCATCCCACTGCCAtcctcaaagaagaaaaaggaaaagaggtacAAAGGGATGAGGGAGCCAGGGCTGGAGGCGACAGAGCCAGAGGTGAAGCCTCTGGAGCTCGCAGGGGAGGTGATGGAGCCTGAAGTGCCACCTGATGTGGAGCCCCAGGCTGAGGCAGCTCTGGGATCCcccaaaaagagaaggaagaaagagaaacagcaaaaTGTGATGATGGAGCCAGGGACAGAAGTGGTGGAGCCACAGGCAGAGGAGATGGAGCCCAAGCTGCCAGGTGCTGCTGAGCCTCATGCAGCTCTAGCATCcatcaagaagaagaagaagaaagaaagagggcatCTAGCGACAGAGCCTGGGACTGAGATGACTGACCCCCAAGGCGAGATGATGGAGCCTGAGCTGCCAGATGAGGGGCAGCCTGAGGCCAGGGCAGATCCAACATCcactaagaaaaggaaaaagcagggCCAGAAAAGCCAGGTGCCTGAGACAGCATCCCAGGAGGAGATGCCAGAGCCCCCGCTGAATCCCGAGTCTGGGCAGGTGGCTCCCATGGGACAGGAGAGGAAGCGGAAGAAGAAGCCACAGCAGGATCCCGTGTAA